A stretch of Nitrospirota bacterium DNA encodes these proteins:
- a CDS encoding minor capsid protein, which yields MIFDTNMSTAYMAGRHKQMTDPDVLKARPYWMYDAVNDSRTRPEHRAWDNLVLPADDPWWNTHYPPNGWGCRCSVRALGEHDLRRLGKGVNSAPDDGTYEWTDSRTGEIHQVPNGIDPGWDYNVGKAAWGEKVSEEVMAAWKAQGEKVYERLTPGDHESYGRKERIPVDSPVASVDRTIEKSEAGMRQALRGVIGGHEKAYSFSSGDFRYDIYVNADTLAGHIDVARAPYIPFLPETLTDPFEVWMSFEKHKGTGQVVLRQRVIKAIETGDKKGMLVVTNVVGGKMEAWTFIPVDNFGYLNKQRVGKLIWKRN from the coding sequence GTGATATTTGACACCAATATGAGTACTGCGTACATGGCGGGAAGACATAAGCAGATGACTGACCCGGACGTGCTTAAAGCCAGACCCTACTGGATGTATGACGCAGTCAATGATAGCCGTACAAGGCCGGAGCACAGGGCATGGGATAATTTGGTTTTGCCCGCTGATGACCCGTGGTGGAATACTCACTATCCTCCGAACGGCTGGGGTTGCCGGTGCAGTGTGCGGGCACTTGGAGAGCATGACCTGAGACGACTCGGCAAGGGTGTTAATTCCGCCCCTGATGATGGCACATATGAATGGACAGACTCACGCACCGGAGAAATACATCAGGTACCTAATGGGATTGATCCCGGCTGGGATTATAACGTTGGAAAAGCTGCCTGGGGGGAGAAGGTGTCAGAGGAAGTGATGGCAGCCTGGAAGGCTCAAGGGGAGAAGGTTTATGAACGGCTGACCCCTGGAGACCATGAAAGCTATGGTCGCAAGGAGAGGATTCCGGTTGATAGCCCTGTGGCATCGGTAGACAGGACGATAGAGAAGAGTGAGGCAGGGATGAGACAGGCGTTGAGAGGTGTTATTGGCGGTCATGAGAAGGCATATTCCTTTTCGTCCGGGGATTTTAGATATGACATATATGTAAATGCAGATACCCTGGCAGGGCATATAGATGTTGCCAGGGCGCCGTACATACCGTTTCTCCCCGAGACTTTGACTGATCCGTTCGAAGTATGGATGTCATTTGAGAAACATAAGGGCACCGGCCAGGTGGTATTAAGACAAAGGGTTATTAAGGCAATAGAGACCGGAGATAAGAAGGGCATGCTTGTAGTTACAAATGTTGTTGGGGGAAAGATGGAGGCATGGACCTTTATCCCGGTGGATAATTTTGGATATTTGAATAAGCAACGGGTTGGAAAGTTGATATGGAAAAGGAATTAA
- a CDS encoding PIN domain-containing protein: MSNPDIILDTNVLHAGLYSSRGASYQILKLIETNDLRIILSTPLLFEYEDILKRNKRRLKLTDGDIDKILDNLCDLSHHQNIYYLWRPYLSDP, encoded by the coding sequence ATGAGTAATCCTGATATTATTCTTGACACCAATGTATTGCATGCCGGCCTTTATTCATCCAGAGGAGCATCGTATCAAATTCTTAAGCTCATTGAAACAAACGATCTCAGGATAATTTTATCAACTCCATTATTATTTGAGTATGAAGACATTTTAAAGAGAAACAAGAGAAGACTAAAATTGACAGACGGAGATATTGATAAGATCCTCGATAATTTGTGTGACTTAAGCCATCATCAGAATATATATTATTTATGGCGGCCTTATCTATCAGATCCAAA